From Lysobacter silvisoli, the proteins below share one genomic window:
- the rsfS gene encoding ribosome silencing factor, with product MTSQAHVIKTRLPNPPPSVDALLRTVHAAVEELKAKDVVEIDVRGKSSVTDYMVVASGTSTRHVKSIADEVVKFAKNLDVMPLGVEGEREAEWVLVDLGDVVVHVMLPRVREFYALERLWTVGDQPPEFDDALETDDEDRL from the coding sequence TTGACCAGCCAAGCCCACGTCATCAAGACCCGCCTGCCGAACCCGCCGCCGTCCGTAGACGCCCTGTTGCGCACGGTCCATGCCGCGGTCGAGGAACTCAAAGCCAAGGACGTCGTCGAGATCGATGTGCGCGGCAAGAGCAGCGTCACCGACTACATGGTCGTCGCGTCCGGCACCTCCACCCGCCACGTCAAGTCGATCGCCGACGAAGTGGTCAAGTTCGCCAAGAACCTGGACGTGATGCCGCTGGGCGTGGAAGGCGAGCGCGAAGCCGAATGGGTGCTGGTCGACCTGGGCGATGTCGTCGTGCACGTCATGCTGCCGCGCGTGCGCGAGTTCTACGCGCTGGAGCGCCTGTGGACGGTCGGCGACCAGCCGCCCGAGTTCGACGACGCGCTGGAAACCGACGACGAAGACCGTCTCTGA
- the nadD gene encoding nicotinate-nucleotide adenylyltransferase, protein MSAESDAGERPGFWVFYGGTFDPVHDGHLAIARAARDALQATVRLMPAADPPHRAPPGANAAHRARMLDLAVAGEPGLRVDTRELARAGRSYTVDTLRELRAQVGMQVPVALVVGADSFLGLPQWRDWRALFDLAHFVVADRPGSPLDEDLAPELAAALDGREAADAAALRAAPAGRVLRLHQPLHAESASQVRLRIAAGQPWQDLVPLAVAAYIQRHGLYVRP, encoded by the coding sequence GTGAGCGCGGAATCCGACGCCGGCGAGCGTCCCGGTTTCTGGGTGTTCTACGGCGGCACCTTCGACCCCGTGCACGACGGCCACCTGGCCATCGCCCGCGCCGCGCGCGACGCGCTGCAGGCGACGGTGCGCCTGATGCCCGCGGCCGATCCGCCGCATCGCGCGCCGCCCGGCGCCAACGCCGCGCACCGCGCGCGCATGCTCGACCTGGCCGTGGCCGGCGAACCCGGCCTGCGCGTGGACACGCGCGAACTCGCGCGCGCCGGGCGTTCCTACACCGTCGACACCTTGCGCGAGTTGCGCGCGCAGGTCGGCATGCAGGTGCCGGTGGCGCTGGTGGTCGGCGCCGACAGTTTTCTGGGCCTGCCGCAGTGGCGCGACTGGCGGGCCTTGTTCGACCTGGCCCATTTCGTCGTCGCCGACCGTCCCGGCAGCCCGCTGGACGAGGACCTGGCGCCGGAGCTGGCCGCGGCCCTGGACGGGCGCGAGGCTGCGGACGCGGCCGCGCTGCGCGCCGCGCCCGCGGGCCGCGTGCTGCGCCTGCATCAGCCGCTGCACGCCGAATCGGCCAGCCAGGTGCGCCTGCGCATCGCTGCCGGCCAGCCCTGGCAGGACCTGGTGCCGCTGGCCGTGGCCGCCTATATCCAGCGCCACGGCCTGTACGTCCGGCCCTGA
- the holA gene encoding DNA polymerase III subunit delta, which translates to MELKPEQLAAQVASEPLRPAYLIAGPEPLRVLEAADAVRAAARAQGIAEREVFEAEGNQREPDWNALEASFRAPSLFASRRLVELRLPGGKPGKDGAEVISGFCADPPQDVSLLITCGEWSKQHGGKWSEAIARVGKVAIAWQVKPHELSEWIERRLRARGLRADRDAVQSLAERVEGNLLAAAQEVDKLALLSDGEPIDLARMQSLVADAARYDVFRLVDAAMNGQGAQVSRMLAGLRAEGEAVPGLLGMVVLELQRGAALARVHARGGNLAAEFKAQRVWESKQPMYRRALQRHDARRWDAFVAQAGRVDRMAKGRESGDAWIALERLLLAVAETRAARLLAAGA; encoded by the coding sequence ATGGAACTCAAGCCGGAACAGCTGGCCGCGCAGGTCGCGTCCGAGCCGTTGCGTCCGGCGTATCTGATCGCAGGCCCCGAACCGCTGCGCGTGCTCGAAGCCGCCGATGCGGTGCGCGCGGCCGCGCGCGCGCAGGGCATCGCCGAGCGCGAAGTATTCGAAGCCGAAGGCAACCAGCGCGAGCCGGACTGGAACGCGCTGGAAGCCAGTTTCCGCGCGCCCAGCCTGTTCGCCTCCCGGCGCCTGGTCGAGCTGCGACTGCCCGGCGGCAAGCCAGGCAAGGACGGCGCCGAGGTCATTTCCGGTTTCTGCGCCGATCCGCCGCAGGACGTGAGCCTGCTCATCACCTGCGGCGAATGGAGCAAGCAGCACGGCGGCAAGTGGAGCGAGGCGATCGCGCGCGTGGGCAAGGTCGCCATCGCCTGGCAGGTCAAGCCGCACGAGCTGTCCGAATGGATCGAGCGCCGCCTGCGCGCGCGCGGCCTGCGCGCCGACCGCGACGCGGTGCAGAGCCTGGCCGAACGGGTCGAAGGCAATCTGCTGGCCGCGGCGCAGGAAGTGGACAAGCTGGCCTTGCTGTCCGACGGCGAGCCCATCGATCTGGCGCGCATGCAGTCGCTGGTGGCCGACGCCGCGCGCTACGACGTGTTCCGTCTGGTCGACGCGGCCATGAACGGGCAGGGCGCGCAGGTCTCGCGCATGCTCGCCGGCCTGCGCGCCGAAGGCGAGGCCGTGCCCGGCCTGCTCGGCATGGTGGTGCTGGAACTGCAACGCGGCGCCGCGCTGGCGCGCGTGCACGCGCGCGGCGGCAATCTGGCCGCCGAGTTCAAGGCGCAGCGGGTGTGGGAATCCAAGCAGCCCATGTACCGGCGCGCGCTGCAGCGCCACGACGCGCGCCGCTGGGACGCGTTCGTGGCCCAGGCCGGCCGCGTCGACCGCATGGCCAAGGGCCGCGAGTCCGGCGACGCCTGGATCGCGCTGGAGCGGCTGCTGCTGGCGGTGGCCGAAACCCGCGCCGCGCGCCTGCTGGCGGCCGGCGCGTGA
- the lptE gene encoding LPS assembly lipoprotein LptE, whose amino-acid sequence MTRRPLIVLATAALALTLSACGFHLRSAMTLPPDLGPVRVVSVDRYSPLAESLAQALTRAGAVPATPETESAAVLDLLSERWGDTPVALDQLGRTQEYSLRYAVIFELRKSDGTPLVPRQTIELARDYVSNPTNSIGTEGEREVLQREMRREMSAAVLRRIDAVVKNVGGGSAAAPAAARPIATDAAQAAMQAAESVAPSEPAKTEPATPTPP is encoded by the coding sequence ATGACCCGTCGTCCGCTGATCGTCCTCGCCACCGCCGCGCTCGCGCTGACCCTGTCGGCCTGCGGTTTCCATCTGCGCAGCGCGATGACGCTGCCGCCGGACCTGGGTCCGGTGCGCGTGGTCTCGGTGGATCGTTACAGCCCGCTGGCCGAAAGCCTGGCCCAGGCGCTGACCCGCGCCGGCGCGGTGCCGGCCACGCCGGAAACCGAGTCGGCGGCGGTGCTGGACCTGCTGTCCGAACGCTGGGGCGACACCCCGGTGGCGCTGGACCAGTTGGGCCGCACCCAGGAATACAGCCTGCGCTACGCGGTGATCTTCGAACTGCGCAAGTCCGACGGCACCCCGCTGGTGCCGCGCCAGACCATCGAACTGGCGCGCGACTACGTGTCCAACCCGACCAACTCGATCGGCACCGAAGGCGAGCGCGAAGTGCTGCAGCGCGAAATGCGCCGCGAGATGAGCGCCGCGGTGCTGCGCCGCATCGACGCGGTGGTGAAGAACGTCGGCGGCGGCAGCGCCGCCGCGCCCGCCGCCGCGCGCCCGATCGCCACCGACGCCGCGCAGGCGGCGATGCAGGCGGCCGAATCGGTCGCGCCCAGCGAGCCGGCCAAGACCGAGCCGGCGACGCCGACCCCGCCCTGA
- the leuS gene encoding leucine--tRNA ligase, protein MVTDPKAFDPQAVEAAAQRYWDDTRAFEVDERSAKPKYYCLSMLPYPSGALHMGHVRNYTIGDVISRYKRMTGHNVLQPMGWDAFGLPAENAAIKNKTAPAKWTYANIEHMKAQLKQMGYAIDWSREFATCRPEYYVHEQRMFVRLMKQGLAYRKNSVVNWDPVDQTVLANEQVIDGRGWRTGALVEKREIPQWFLKITAYAQELLDGLDALPGWPDAVKTMQRNWIGRSEGLEIRFEVRDEDGNAAQPLTVFTTRPDTLMGVTYLSIAGEHPLALQAAAKEEALAAFLAELKRGGVTEAELETQEKRGMDTGLRALHPVTGEELPVYVANFVLMNYGTGAVMAVPGHDQRDHEFALRYQLPIKMVIVPDEVRDALDEIGRHVARHDDPMRSALGEAGAVDVYDTTAAVQVVDEFQRRIHEEAAYTERGWLVNSGEFDGLDFQQALDAVAARFEGEGRVTRRVNYRLRDWGVSRQRYWGCPIPVILCPNCGDVPVPEDQLPVVLPEDVAFSGVQSPIKADPEWRKVACPSCGGAAERETDTFDTFMESSWYYARYTSPGASEQVDERAKYWTPVDQYIGGIEHAILHLMYFRFYHKLMRDQGLVDSDEPATNLMTQGMVIAETFYRDGADGQKDWINPADVEAVRDERGRIVGATLKADGQPVHIGGTEKMSKSKNNGVDPQLMVGKFGADTVRLFSMFAAPPEQSLEWNEAGVEGMARFLRRLWSMVHKHAADGPAPALDTAALDAAQKTLRRQLHETIQKVGDDYGRRHSFNTAIAAVMELLNHLSKFDDASGNGRALRQQALEAAVLLLNPITPHASHALWQELGHAETLLEDLPFPQAEAEALTRDAVVLAVQVNGKLRGTIEVPVNVAKEEAERLALAEPNVVKYMEGLSVRKIIVVPGKIVNIVAA, encoded by the coding sequence ATCGTTACCGACCCGAAAGCCTTCGATCCCCAGGCCGTCGAGGCCGCCGCCCAGCGCTACTGGGACGACACCCGCGCCTTCGAGGTCGACGAGCGCTCGGCCAAGCCCAAGTACTACTGCCTGTCGATGCTGCCGTACCCGTCGGGCGCGCTGCACATGGGCCACGTGCGCAACTACACCATCGGCGACGTGATCAGCCGCTACAAGCGCATGACCGGGCACAACGTGCTGCAGCCGATGGGCTGGGACGCGTTCGGCCTGCCGGCCGAGAACGCCGCGATCAAGAACAAGACCGCGCCGGCCAAGTGGACCTACGCCAACATCGAGCACATGAAGGCGCAGCTCAAGCAGATGGGCTACGCCATCGACTGGTCGCGCGAATTCGCCACCTGCCGGCCCGAGTACTACGTGCACGAGCAGCGCATGTTCGTGCGCCTGATGAAGCAGGGCCTGGCCTACCGCAAGAACTCGGTGGTCAACTGGGACCCGGTCGACCAGACCGTGCTGGCCAACGAGCAGGTCATCGACGGCCGCGGCTGGCGCACCGGCGCGCTGGTGGAAAAGCGCGAAATCCCGCAGTGGTTCCTCAAGATCACCGCCTACGCCCAGGAACTGCTGGACGGGCTGGACGCGCTGCCGGGCTGGCCGGACGCGGTCAAGACCATGCAGCGCAACTGGATCGGCCGCAGCGAAGGCCTGGAAATCCGCTTCGAGGTGCGCGACGAGGACGGCAACGCGGCCCAGCCGCTGACCGTGTTCACCACCCGCCCCGACACCTTGATGGGCGTGACCTACCTGTCCATCGCCGGCGAGCACCCGCTCGCGTTGCAGGCCGCGGCCAAGGAAGAGGCGCTGGCCGCGTTCCTGGCCGAACTCAAGCGCGGCGGCGTCACCGAGGCCGAACTGGAAACCCAGGAAAAGCGCGGCATGGACACCGGCCTGCGCGCGCTGCACCCGGTCACCGGCGAAGAACTGCCGGTGTACGTGGCCAACTTCGTGCTGATGAACTACGGCACCGGCGCGGTCATGGCCGTGCCCGGTCACGACCAGCGCGATCACGAGTTCGCGCTGCGCTACCAGCTGCCGATCAAGATGGTGATCGTGCCCGACGAAGTGCGCGACGCGCTGGACGAGATCGGCCGCCATGTCGCCCGCCACGACGACCCGATGCGCAGCGCGCTGGGCGAAGCCGGCGCGGTGGACGTGTACGACACCACGGCGGCGGTGCAGGTGGTAGACGAGTTCCAGCGCCGGATCCACGAAGAGGCCGCCTACACCGAGCGCGGCTGGCTGGTGAATTCGGGCGAGTTCGACGGCCTGGACTTCCAGCAGGCGCTGGACGCGGTCGCCGCGCGCTTCGAGGGCGAGGGCCGGGTGACCCGGCGGGTCAACTACCGCCTGCGCGACTGGGGCGTGAGCCGCCAGCGCTACTGGGGCTGCCCGATCCCGGTGATCCTGTGCCCGAACTGCGGCGACGTGCCGGTGCCGGAAGACCAGTTGCCGGTGGTGCTGCCCGAGGACGTCGCGTTCAGCGGCGTGCAGTCGCCGATCAAGGCCGACCCGGAGTGGCGCAAGGTCGCCTGCCCGAGCTGCGGCGGCGCGGCCGAGCGCGAGACCGACACCTTCGACACCTTCATGGAGTCCAGCTGGTACTACGCGCGCTACACCTCGCCGGGCGCCAGCGAGCAGGTCGACGAGCGCGCCAAGTACTGGACCCCGGTGGACCAGTACATCGGCGGCATCGAGCACGCGATCCTGCACCTGATGTACTTCCGCTTCTACCACAAGCTCATGCGCGACCAGGGCCTGGTCGACAGCGACGAGCCGGCGACCAACCTGATGACCCAGGGCATGGTGATCGCCGAGACCTTCTACCGCGACGGCGCGGACGGCCAGAAGGACTGGATCAATCCGGCCGACGTGGAAGCGGTGCGCGACGAGCGCGGCCGCATCGTCGGCGCCACGCTCAAGGCCGACGGCCAGCCGGTGCATATCGGCGGGACCGAGAAGATGTCGAAGTCGAAGAACAACGGCGTCGACCCGCAGCTGATGGTGGGCAAGTTCGGCGCCGACACCGTGCGCCTGTTCTCGATGTTCGCCGCGCCGCCGGAACAGTCGCTGGAGTGGAACGAGGCCGGCGTGGAAGGCATGGCGCGGTTCCTGCGCCGGCTGTGGAGCATGGTCCACAAGCACGCCGCCGACGGCCCCGCGCCGGCGCTGGACACGGCCGCGCTGGACGCCGCGCAGAAGACCCTGCGCCGCCAGTTGCACGAGACCATCCAGAAGGTCGGCGACGACTACGGCCGCCGCCACAGCTTCAACACCGCCATCGCCGCGGTGATGGAACTGCTCAACCACCTGTCCAAGTTCGACGACGCCAGCGGCAACGGCCGCGCCCTGCGCCAGCAGGCGCTGGAGGCGGCGGTGCTGCTGCTGAACCCGATCACCCCGCACGCCAGCCATGCGCTGTGGCAGGAACTGGGCCACGCCGAAACCCTGCTCGAGGACCTGCCGTTCCCGCAGGCCGAGGCCGAGGCGCTGACCCGCGACGCGGTGGTGCTGGCGGTGCAGGTCAACGGCAAGCTGCGCGGCACCATCGAGGTGCCGGTCAACGTGGCCAAGGAAGAGGCCGAGCGCCTGGCCCTGGCCGAGCCGAACGTGGTCAAGTACATGGAAGGCCTGAGCGTGCGCAAGATCATCGTGGTGCCGGGCAAGATCGTGAATATCGTCGCGGCGTAA
- a CDS encoding metal-dependent hydrolase family protein, which translates to MTRTCALPFALAAALLAPPALAADAAPAATALHCGKLFDARSGQLLDARTVVVRDGKIAEVLPGRAEVAGATAIDLGGHTCTPGWTDLHVHLGSQSSPQSYSEGFRLDPTDFAFRSVGYARKTLLAGFTSVRDLGGEVSPHLRDAINQGLVDGPRIWAAGKSIATTGGHADPTNGYNDALSHLIGPPGPTDGVINSIDDARQAVRQRYKDGSDVIKITATGGVLSYAKSGDAPQFTVEEVKAIVDTAKDYGYRVAAHAHGEEGMKRAVLGGVTSIEHGTYMSPEVMSLMKQKGTWYVPTIYAGRFVADKAKIDGYFPEMVRPKAARIGAQIQDTAGRAYRGGVKIAFGTDMGVGPHGDNAREFLYMVEAGIPAATALQAATIRAAEVLGVDDQGVIEAGKRADIVAVPGDPIADINAVMKVDFVMKDGKVYAQPGRAL; encoded by the coding sequence ATGACCCGCACCTGCGCCCTGCCCTTCGCCCTCGCCGCCGCCCTGCTGGCCCCGCCCGCCCTTGCCGCCGACGCCGCGCCCGCCGCCACCGCGCTGCACTGCGGCAAGCTGTTCGACGCCCGCAGCGGCCAGTTGCTGGATGCGCGCACCGTGGTGGTACGCGACGGCAAGATCGCCGAGGTGTTGCCCGGCCGCGCCGAGGTCGCCGGCGCCACCGCCATCGATCTGGGCGGACACACCTGCACCCCGGGCTGGACCGACCTGCACGTGCACCTGGGCTCGCAGTCCAGCCCGCAGAGCTATTCCGAAGGCTTCCGCCTGGATCCCACCGATTTCGCCTTCCGTTCGGTGGGCTACGCGCGCAAGACCTTGCTGGCCGGCTTCACCAGCGTGCGCGACCTGGGCGGCGAAGTCAGCCCGCACCTGCGCGACGCGATCAACCAGGGCCTGGTCGACGGGCCGCGCATCTGGGCGGCGGGCAAGTCCATCGCCACCACCGGCGGCCACGCCGACCCCACCAACGGCTACAACGACGCGCTGTCGCACCTGATCGGCCCGCCCGGTCCCACCGACGGCGTGATCAACTCCATCGACGACGCCCGCCAGGCCGTGCGCCAGCGCTACAAGGACGGCAGCGACGTGATCAAGATCACCGCCACCGGCGGCGTGCTGTCCTACGCCAAGTCCGGCGACGCGCCGCAGTTCACCGTCGAGGAGGTCAAGGCCATCGTCGACACCGCCAAGGACTACGGCTACCGCGTGGCCGCGCACGCGCACGGCGAGGAAGGCATGAAGCGCGCGGTGCTGGGCGGCGTGACCAGCATCGAGCACGGCACCTACATGAGCCCCGAGGTCATGTCGCTGATGAAGCAGAAGGGCACCTGGTACGTGCCCACCATCTACGCCGGCCGCTTCGTCGCCGACAAGGCGAAGATCGACGGCTATTTCCCCGAAATGGTGCGGCCCAAGGCCGCGCGCATCGGCGCGCAGATCCAGGACACCGCCGGCCGCGCCTACCGCGGCGGGGTCAAGATCGCCTTCGGCACCGACATGGGCGTGGGCCCGCACGGCGACAACGCGCGCGAGTTCCTGTACATGGTCGAAGCCGGCATTCCGGCCGCGACCGCGCTGCAGGCCGCGACCATTCGCGCCGCCGAGGTGCTGGGCGTGGACGACCAGGGCGTGATCGAGGCCGGCAAGCGCGCCGACATCGTCGCCGTGCCGGGCGATCCGATCGCCGACATCAACGCGGTGATGAAGGTCGACTTCGTGATGAAGGACGGCAAGGTCTACGCCCAGCCCGGCCGCGCGCTGTAA
- a CDS encoding SemiSWEET transporter, producing MDLEWMGYVAATLTTLSFVPQAIKTIRSRDTRGISLGMYVVFTVGVACWFGYGWALDSWPMMVSNTITFALAATILGLKLKYG from the coding sequence ATGGATCTGGAATGGATGGGCTACGTGGCCGCCACGCTGACCACGCTGTCGTTCGTGCCGCAGGCGATCAAGACCATACGCAGCCGCGACACCCGCGGCATTTCGCTGGGCATGTACGTGGTGTTCACCGTCGGCGTGGCCTGTTGGTTCGGCTACGGCTGGGCCCTGGATTCCTGGCCGATGATGGTGTCCAACACCATCACCTTCGCCCTGGCCGCGACGATATTGGGCTTGAAGCTCAAATACGGCTGA
- a CDS encoding DUF998 domain-containing protein produces the protein MGRQVMGKTAMGWSSYAALAALLCFAAALAGFGAQLGGYTHAQHPVAWLGATGVAYALGFNLLAFVLPGALAAAIALRLRQVLGEGAWSARVGAQLTLLSALAFAAQGLLPLDAQDLDAHASRLHATVWLLWWLAYAAGALAIAFGTHGRAGLQALSRASLIAALAVLLCVLVLPSLLPAGLAQRAAFGAWLLWWWYAARAGVSRI, from the coding sequence ATGGGAAGGCAAGTGATGGGCAAGACCGCGATGGGCTGGAGTTCGTATGCGGCGCTGGCCGCGCTGCTGTGCTTCGCCGCCGCGCTGGCCGGCTTCGGCGCGCAGCTGGGCGGCTACACCCATGCCCAGCATCCGGTGGCCTGGCTGGGCGCGACCGGCGTGGCCTACGCGCTGGGCTTCAACCTGCTGGCTTTTGTGCTGCCGGGCGCGCTGGCTGCGGCGATCGCGCTGCGGCTGCGCCAGGTGCTGGGCGAGGGCGCGTGGAGCGCGCGCGTGGGCGCGCAGCTGACGCTGCTGTCGGCGCTGGCCTTCGCCGCGCAGGGCCTGCTGCCCTTGGACGCGCAGGATCTGGACGCGCACGCCAGCCGCCTGCACGCCACGGTGTGGCTGCTGTGGTGGCTGGCCTATGCCGCCGGCGCGCTGGCGATCGCCTTCGGCACGCACGGCCGCGCCGGCCTGCAGGCGCTGAGCCGCGCCAGCCTGATCGCCGCGCTGGCGGTGCTGCTGTGCGTGCTGGTGCTGCCTTCGCTGCTGCCGGCCGGGCTGGCCCAGCGCGCCGCGTTCGGCGCCTGGCTGCTGTGGTGGTGGTACGCGGCGCGCGCCGGCGTCAGCCGTATTTGA
- a CDS encoding helix-turn-helix transcriptional regulator: MGAAPIANRIRRLRFERGEMTQQALAEACGVTRQTIIALEAGRYAPSLELAFRIARAFGLGVEDVFEWEGK; encoded by the coding sequence ATGGGCGCCGCACCGATCGCCAACCGTATCCGCCGCCTGCGTTTCGAGCGCGGCGAAATGACCCAGCAGGCGCTGGCCGAGGCCTGCGGGGTGACCCGGCAGACCATCATCGCGCTGGAGGCCGGCCGCTACGCGCCGTCGCTGGAACTGGCGTTCCGGATCGCGCGCGCGTTCGGGCTGGGCGTGGAGGACGTATTCGAATGGGAAGGCAAGTGA